In Isosphaera pallida ATCC 43644, the sequence CGCCGGATAGCCGCGTTGCTTGGCCAAGGGAGTCGCGGCGAAAACGCGCCGCAGTTCGCCCGCGATTCCCAACACGCCCGCCGGACAAGACCGCGGCGAGCGGATCGGCGGACCCGAAGCGATCACTTCCAACCCTTCGAGATGTTCGCAGCCTTCGATTGCCTCGAAGCCGACTGATTCATGGGCGCGTGGGCGAGGGTTGGCGTCCGCAGAGGGTCCCTTTTGGATTCGGATGGCCTCCGCGACCGCCCAGGCCAGTACGTCCAAAACCAGGGTTCGTTTGCCTGCGCCTGAGACGCCGGTCACAAGCGTCAGGCCCCCGAGGGGAATGGAGATGTCGATTCCCCGCAGGTTTCGGCCCCGCGCTCCTGTGAGTCGAAGCCAGGGACGATCGGGGGGGCGCTCGAACCGAGGCCGCGACGACTTGCGAGCACGCGAGAACCGAGCGGAATCAGGAGGGGAGTTTGACAAGGTCGGGGGCTGGGACGCGACAGCCCAAGGAGTCGCCGAAGGGTTGGCTATTAGGCGTCCGGTGGGGGTGTCGGCCTGAGCGAGTTGGTCGGGCGTCCCCTGGAAGACCACCCGGCCGCCTTCCGAACCGGAGCCGGGACCCAGTTCGATCACCCAATCGGCGGCTCGGATCAAGTCGGGGTCGTGATCGACCACCACGAGACTTTGGCCCTGATCGCGGGTTCGTCCCAGCGCTTCAGACAAGCGGCGAATGTCGCAGGGATGGAGTCCCGTGGAGGGTTCGTCCAACACCCAGAGCAGACCCGATAGACCCGAGGCGATCGCTCCAGCCAGGATGGCCCGAGTCGCCTCGCCCCGCGCTAAGTCGCGGCAGGGACGATCCAGTGGAAGATGACCCAGTCCCAATTGATCCAACGTGGTCAGGATCGCTAGAGCGCGTCGGCGGGCCGAGGTGGTTCGGGGCGACTCGCCGGACGAAGCCGCTACGTTGGTCACGGGTCGCATTAAGCGTTCCGTCATTTGTTCGACCGTGAGCGCTTCCCATTCGAGTAGATTGGCGTCCTCAAGTCGAACCGCGAGGGATTCGCTACGCAACCGGAGACCCTGACACGTTCCGCAGACCGCCGAGCCGTGGGGGTCGGGGCGTCCCTGATCGTCCAGCCGCCCGACTCCTCGACAAACCGGGCAGGCTCCCAGGGGATTGGTCTCGAAGAACAGTGGTGGAGTGGGTTCCAGAAACATACGCGCACAGGACGGACAACGCCAGTCGTTGCGGGCGTCGATCGCTCCGTTGGGCAAGGCGTCGCTGACGATTCGGCAAAGTCCCCCCCCTCGCGCTAGCGCCGTTGAGAGCGAATCCAGACGCCGCGCGGGGTTCTCGTTGCCGCGGATTAAACGGTCCACAATCACCCACCATTCCCGACAGGTCTGTTTGAGGAGATCCTCGTCCTCGAAGGTTCGCACGCGGTCGTTGAACTGGGTTTTGGCTCGATCCCAGGGGACCACGCGGGTGTAGCCTTCGGCACGGAGCGTGTCGAGCGCGACTCGGCGATTCACGTTGGGACCGACTTCGACGGGGAAGCCAATCGCATAGCGAGTTCCCTCGGGGAGCTGATCCAAAAGGTGAGCGAGATCGGTAGCGGAACGAGGCCGGATGCCGACTCGGCAGTCGGGACAGACAACGACCCCCTCCAAGCTGAAGAGGGTGGCCAAGGCGTGCCGCAGTTCAACGACGCGGGCCAGACTCGTGCGACGACCGCTGCTGATCGCGTCGGTCGCGGAAAGAAACCGGGCGGTGGGGATGCCTTCCAGCGTGTCGGCGTCGGGTCGCTCCAAACGTTCCATCGCGCGACGGGAGGCGGCGGGGAAGGTTTCAATGTAGCGGCGGCGTCCTTCGGCGTGCAACACGTCGCGGGCCAGGGTGGTCTTGCCCGCCCCGGTGGGCCCTGTGATCGCCACCCAACAGCCCCGGGGCAGATCCAGGTCCAGACCGTCGAGGTTTCGCGCCCGCACGCCGCGAAGTCGCATCCAGCCGAACCGTCCCACCCGCGAATTGGCAGTGCCGTCGCGCAGCAGAGCGTCCGCGGCCAGGCGCGGCGTGGGCGTGGAGACGGTGGAGGAACGGCGTCGGGCCATAAGTCGATCGGTACTCCCTAGCCGGTCGCGGGGCGAGCCTTCCCCGCCGCGGCATCGAAGCGAAGGATGGATCAGCGCAGGTTGCTAAGCGCGGCGCGCGCACGGGCGTGGGCGTCGAGCAATTCTGCGCGGAGGCGTTCCAGAATTTGTTCGGGTGTCAGCTTTTTGAGTTCTTCGGGAGCGATGGGGGGATTGTAGTGAATATGAACGGGATGAAGTCGCAACCAAGAGCGATGGCGGGGCCAGGCTTCGTAGGTGCCGGCCAGACCGACTGCGACAATCGGCGCTTGGATGCGGGTGGCGAGGGCAACGATTCCTGGTTTGATCGGGCCAAGTTCCCCATTGGGGGAGCGGGTCCCCTCGGGAAACAAAGTCACGATCCCCCCATTTCTAAGGCGTCGGAGGGTCTCCTTGATCCCTTCGGCTCCCATGCCGTCGCGTTGAATGGGGAAGCCGCCGACCGAGCGGATCAACCAGGCCAGGGGACCAACGAAGAGGGTTGAGCGGGCGACGTAGTTCAACGGACGAGGCAACAGCAGCCCCAGCATGAAGACATCGAGATGGCTCAGATGGTTGCTGATGAGCAGAACCGGCCCCGTGCGGGGAAACTCCTTGCGTCCGCTGGCCCGAACACCGGCTCCCACCATCCAAAGCAACGAAACAACCGCCTGAATCCAGCGGTACCAGATCATGGCAGCGAGGCTTCGGTCCCGTCTTGGTCTTGACCTGGCAGGGGGCGTGGTGGAGGCGGGCAGAGGGGTGGAGGTGGACATGGTTGAGGAAGAGGAGATCGAAAGGGATTGCGGATGAGGCAACGACGCCCTGCTCGGACCGACTCGTAGTGGTACTCCAGAAAACCCCGATCCAAACCGGAAAAGACGGGTCCACTCTCAAGTGATTCTAGGAGAACCAGTCCCGGTGGTTCCCAGACGTTGACGAACCAAGTTCACCAGATCGCCGACAACCTCATGAGGGGTGAGGTTCGTGGTGTCCAGCCGAAGGGCGTCGGGGGCGGGCTTGAGCCCACCAATGGGCCGGGACTCGTCCTCGCGGTCGCGCTGGAGAAGGTCGGCGAGGACCTGGGCGGGGTCCACAATTTGGCCCTGACGAGTAAACTGAGCGACCCGGCGGCGGGCGCGTTCGGCGGGATCGGCGGTGAGGTAGATTTTGACCGGAGCGTGGGGAAACACCACCGTGCCCTGGTCGCGTCCTTCGGTGACGATGGGCTGATGACGTCGGGCAAAGCGGCGTTGCCAACCGACCAACACCGCGCGGACCTGCTGGTTGTCGGCGGCGTGGCGCGTGGCGCGGGTGACTTCGAGGGAGTGGATCGGCTCGGTGACATCTTCGTCCTCTAGCCAAGCGCGACCAGCCTCGAAGCGGGCCCGAAGGCCACGCGCTAAGGCCGCCAGACGGTCCTCGTCAGTTAAATCCAGGCCGCGGCGCATACCGGCCAGCGCGACCACCCGATACATCGCGCCGGTGTTGAGCAAGGTCCAGCCCAGGGTTTCGGCCAATTGGCGGGCGATGGTGCCCTTACCGGAAGCCGCCGGGCCGTCGATGGTCACTACCCGCAGCGACGCCTCCGGAGCGTCGTCCTCCGCAAATGGATCGGAAGAAGAAGTCATAGGTCCAACCAGTGTCGTGGAAGCGCGCCCTCATGGCCACGATTTCCGCGAGTCGCCCTCGCGTAGAGCAGGCGGGAGTCGAGCGGGACGCGCCGGGGTTTGATGGTTTGATTCGACATCCCACCACAGCGGCATGGCCTGGCGCGTCGTCTTTGCCGTGTTCTCGGCAACATTCGTCCGTAGTATCATGACGCGCGGGCGTGCCGACGGCCAGCGGGGCGTCGGCACGTGAGGCGTGATTGAAAACCAAGGCGGGGACACTGCGAACCCGAGTGGGACGCCGAAGCGTTTCCACGCGAAAGCGGGGTTGGTCATTGAGGCGGACAACTCCCAACGTACAATCAGAAACCCGGCATCGGTCGCGCTCAAGGCTCTCCGCCCCCTTGCGTCGCGTGACCCCACCCTTTTGCGAGAAATTCCTCGATGTCTTCCTCATCCGTTTCGGCTCGCCGCTTCTCCTTGGAGGAGGCTAATCGGACGTTGCCGCTGGTGCGGCGGATCGTGGGCGACATTGTGAACCAGGTTCGGGTGATCAACGAATTGAGCCTCAAACGCAAGGAGGTCCTGCTGCGGCGTGGAACCCACGCATCCACCGCCAATGGCTCGTCTCGCCGCTCGGGTTCGGGCCCGGTTCCAACCATCGTTTCATCCGGCGACCCAGGGCTGATCGCCCAGGCGGACCAGGCGGCGACCGGCAAACGATGGGTTGCTGCCCAAGGCGAAGCGGAACGCGCTGGGAGTGGCGAATCCGAAATCCATCGCTTCGAGGAGCGGTTGGCCTTCGAGAAACGTAAGCTGGCTGAGTATGTCCGCGAGTTGGAGAAGCTCGGGGTTGAACTCAAGGGACCCGACGGCGTTTGCGACTTCCCCGCCGTCGTCGCGGGACGCGAGTTGATGTTG encodes:
- a CDS encoding DUF2203 domain-containing protein, whose protein sequence is MSSSSVSARRFSLEEANRTLPLVRRIVGDIVNQVRVINELSLKRKEVLLRRGTHASTANGSSRRSGSGPVPTIVSSGDPGLIAQADQAATGKRWVAAQGEAERAGSGESEIHRFEERLAFEKRKLAEYVRELEKLGVELKGPDGVCDFPAVVAGRELMLCWCLGEERIQYWHEVGEGFAQRRPLAELINHGDTGPRHE
- a CDS encoding lysophospholipid acyltransferase family protein translates to MIWYRWIQAVVSLLWMVGAGVRASGRKEFPRTGPVLLISNHLSHLDVFMLGLLLPRPLNYVARSTLFVGPLAWLIRSVGGFPIQRDGMGAEGIKETLRRLRNGGIVTLFPEGTRSPNGELGPIKPGIVALATRIQAPIVAVGLAGTYEAWPRHRSWLRLHPVHIHYNPPIAPEELKKLTPEQILERLRAELLDAHARARAALSNLR
- the cmk gene encoding (d)CMP kinase translates to MTSSSDPFAEDDAPEASLRVVTIDGPAASGKGTIARQLAETLGWTLLNTGAMYRVVALAGMRRGLDLTDEDRLAALARGLRARFEAGRAWLEDEDVTEPIHSLEVTRATRHAADNQQVRAVLVGWQRRFARRHQPIVTEGRDQGTVVFPHAPVKIYLTADPAERARRRVAQFTRQGQIVDPAQVLADLLQRDREDESRPIGGLKPAPDALRLDTTNLTPHEVVGDLVNLVRQRLGTTGTGSPRIT
- a CDS encoding ABC transporter-like protein; translation: MARRRSSTVSTPTPRLAADALLRDGTANSRVGRFGWMRLRGVRARNLDGLDLDLPRGCWVAITGPTGAGKTTLARDVLHAEGRRRYIETFPAASRRAMERLERPDADTLEGIPTARFLSATDAISSGRRTSLARVVELRHALATLFSLEGVVVCPDCRVGIRPRSATDLAHLLDQLPEGTRYAIGFPVEVGPNVNRRVALDTLRAEGYTRVVPWDRAKTQFNDRVRTFEDEDLLKQTCREWWVIVDRLIRGNENPARRLDSLSTALARGGGLCRIVSDALPNGAIDARNDWRCPSCARMFLEPTPPLFFETNPLGACPVCRGVGRLDDQGRPDPHGSAVCGTCQGLRLRSESLAVRLEDANLLEWEALTVEQMTERLMRPVTNVAASSGESPRTTSARRRALAILTTLDQLGLGHLPLDRPCRDLARGEATRAILAGAIASGLSGLLWVLDEPSTGLHPCDIRRLSEALGRTRDQGQSLVVVDHDPDLIRAADWVIELGPGSGSEGGRVVFQGTPDQLAQADTPTGRLIANPSATPWAVASQPPTLSNSPPDSARFSRARKSSRPRFERPPDRPWLRLTGARGRNLRGIDISIPLGGLTLVTGVSGAGKRTLVLDVLAWAVAEAIRIQKGPSADANPRPRAHESVGFEAIEGCEHLEGLEVIASGPPIRSPRSCPAGVLGIAGELRRVFAATPLAKQRGYPAAFFGIGSTGGRCSTCKGLGVVTLDLAFLPDVSATCPDCGGKRFRPEILDVTYQNRSIADILDLTIREGFALFKNKPKIQARLRAPLELGLDHLRLGQPLTSLSDGEARRLRLAGFLATSPAAVERSSRGPKSLFLVEEPIWGLHRSEWSRVLDRLRSLPALGHTLVATSSRPELEGWADWVIELGPGAGDRGGRVIFQGPPRVSSTPSRHNADHTPSLPQS